In Scylla paramamosain isolate STU-SP2022 chromosome 30, ASM3559412v1, whole genome shotgun sequence, the following are encoded in one genomic region:
- the LOC135116028 gene encoding uncharacterized protein LOC135116028, producing the protein MKFLAAICLLAASASAQVGYSGIVSPDGNNIQFTHDFAHSIVLTGPSGIVTSDGTNLQLTAGQAALHAASPAAPQTVPQLVISRSVVGPSGIVSPAGNVQFTQEMVDDNVLVGPSGIVTKSGQNIQFNDQGLPRTKRSAGYVLPKGAIGYSGIVRADGTAEQFSHDFAHDILLMGPSGIVTKSGKNIQLTADLHRVKRDLKGPSGMILRDGTQVQFKTGDTTVLLDGPSGIVLSDGTLVQRRSKRSLVGPSGMILADGTPVQFKEPFATVLLDGPSGLVLSDGTLVQKRVKRNLVGPSGMILADGTPVQFPAHAEAVVTGPSGIVFSNGHNIQLP; encoded by the coding sequence GCAGCTATCTGTCTGCTCGCCGCGAGCGCGAGCGCACAGGTTGGGTATTCAGGGATCGTTAGTCCTGATGGAAACAACATCCAGTTCACGCACGACTTTGCTCACAGCATTGTGCTCACTGGACCTTCTGGCATCGTGACAAGTGATGGTACGAACCTCCAGCTGACCGCAGGCCAGGCTGCCCTCCACGCTGCCTCCCCAGCAGCACCCCAGACCGTGCCCCAACTTGTCATTTCCCGCAGCGTCGTCGGTCCCTCCGGAATCGTGAGTCCTGCCGGAAATGTTCAGTTCACCCAAGAGATGGTTGACGACAACGTGCTGGTGGGTCCCTCTGGCATTGTGACTAAGAGCGGCCAAAACATCCAGTTCAACGACCAAGGGCTTCCCCGCACCAAGCGCTCTGCCGGCTACGTCCTTCCCAAGGGCGCCATTGGTTACTCTGGCATCGTCAGGGCTGACGGCACCGCCGAACAGTTCAGCCACGACTTTGCCCACGATATCTTGCTCATGGGACCTTCTGGCATCGTGACTAAAAGCGGAAAGAACATTCAGCTGACTGCTGATCTCCACAGAGTCAAGCGTGATCTCAAGGGTCCCTCTGGCATGATCCTTCGTGACGGCACTCAGGTGCAGTTCAAGACCGGAGACACCACTGTCCTTCTTGATGGCCCCTCTGGAATAGTCCTCAGCGACGGTACCCTGGTGCAGAGGCGTTCCAAGCGTTCCCTCGTTGGTCCCTCTGGCATGATCCTTGCTGACGGCACTCCAGTGCAGTTCAAGGAGCCCTTCGCCACCGTCTTGTTGGATGGCCCCTCTGGATTGGTTCTCAGCGACGGCACTCTGGTGCAGAAGCGTGTCAAGCGCAACCTCGTGGGTCCCTCCGGCATGATCCTTGCTGACGGCACCCCAGTCCAGTTCCCTGCCCACGCTGAGGCCGTCGTCACTGGCCCATCTGGCATCGTCTTCTCCAAcggacacaacatccagcttccTTAG